From one Solanum stenotomum isolate F172 chromosome 12, ASM1918654v1, whole genome shotgun sequence genomic stretch:
- the LOC125847618 gene encoding uncharacterized protein LOC125847618, translated as MIQLLFTLIFAEMALIIIFVFKTPLRKLVIMGLDRVKRGRGPIIVKTVAGTVFVVMMSTIYSVASIHTRWVDEGGDITPTDQILLAQHLLEASLMGFSLFLAFMIDKLHHYIRELSIRRKTMEAVKKQNRAFEDGKSGVSEEIKTLEGEASALREKIRQLELELEEKAKEASSAEANAGALKKQSEGFLLEYDRLLEENQNLRSQLQSLDRTLSRSDSKKVS; from the exons ATGATTCAGTTACTTTTCACTTTGATTTTTGCTGAAATGGCATTAATCATCATCTTCGTCTTCAAGACGCCATTAAGGAAACTTGTTATAATGGGGCTTGATCGGGTGAAGAGAGGACGAGGCCCAATCATTGTGAAAACTGTTGCTGGAACTGTCTTCGTGGTTATGATGTCTACCATCTACAGTGTTGCATCGATCCACACAAGGTGGGTTGATGAAGGTGGTGATATTACTCCAACTGATCAGATTCTTTTGGCTCAACATCTTCTAGAAGCTTCTCTTATGG GATTCTCCCTCTTCCTCGCCTTTATGATTGATAAACTACATCATTATATAAGAGAACTTAGTATAAGGAGGAAGACCATGGAAGCTGTGAAAAAGCAAAACAGAGCCTTTGAGGATGGAAAGAGTGGAGTTTCAGAGGAGATCAAAACTTTGGAGGGAGAGGCAAGTGCATTGCGTGAAAAAATTAGGCAGCTGGAGTTAGAACTGGAGGAGAAGGCCAAAGAAGCAAGCAGTGCTGAAGCCAATGCAGGTGCTCTAAAAAAGCAGTCAGAGGGATTTCTTCTTGAATATGACCGCTTACTTGAGGAAAACCAAAATCTTCGTTCTCAATTGCAATCACTGGATCGTACATTGTCACGTTCTGATAGCAAGAAGGTTTCATAA
- the LOC125847609 gene encoding aspartic proteinase-like, translating into MGAKIFLVALFLSALLFPLASSSNDGYVRIGLKKMKFDHNNRLAARLESKEGDLLRPSIRKYNFRGKLGDSEDTDIVALKNYMDAQYFGEIGVGTPPQKFTVIFDTGSSNLWVPSSKCYFSVPCFFHAKYKSSLSSTYKKNGESAAIQYGSGAISGFFSEDNVKVGDLVVTDQEFIEATREPSVTFLVAKFDGILGLGFQEISVGNAVPVWYNMVKQGLIKEPVFSFWLNRNTEEEQGGEIVFGGVDPNHFKGEITYAPVTRKGYWQFDMGDVLIDGKATGYCKSGCSAIADSGTSLLAGPTTVITMINQAIGASGVASQQCKAVIQQYGQTIMDLLLAEAHPKKVCSQVGVCTFDGTHGVSMGIESVVNEKAGRSAGPHDGMCSACEMAVIWMENQLRQNQTQDRILDYVNELCEHLPSPMGESAVDCGKLSSMPTVSFTIGGKVFDLSPNEYILKVGEGDKAQCISGFIGLDIPPPRGPLWILGDIFMGRYHTVFDYGKLRVGFAEAA; encoded by the exons ATGGGAGCAAAAATATTTCTTGTTGCCCTGTTTCTCTCAGCACTGTTATTTCCATTAGCCTCCTCATCAAATGATGGCTATGTTAGAATTgggttgaaaaaaatgaaatttgatcATAACAACCGACTTGCTGCACGCCTTGAGTCCAAGGAGGGGGACCTTCTGAGGCCGTCTATTAGGAAGTATAACTTCCGTGGTAAACTTGGGGACTCTGAGGATACAGACATTGTAGCACTGAAGAACTATATGGATGCTCAATACTTTGGGGAGATTGGTGTAGGCACTCCACCTCAAAAATTCACTGTAATCTTTGACACTGGTAGCTCGAATTTGTGGGTGCCATCATCCAAGTGCTATTTCTCT GTTCCCTGTTTCTTTCATGCCAAATACAAATCAAGCCTATCAAGTACTTATAAGAAGAATg GGGAGTCTGCTGCAATTCAGTATGGTAGTGGAGCTATTTCTGGATTCTTCAGTGAGGATAATGTGAAAGTTGGTGATCTTGTGGTAACAGATCAG GAATTTATTGAGGCAACCCGAGAACCAAGCGTCACATTTTTGGTAGCCAAATTTGATGGTATATTGGGTCTTGGATTCCAGGAGATTTCTGTTGGAAATGCTGTTCCAGTTTG GTACAACATGGTCAAACAGGGCCTTATCAAGGAGCCTGTCTTCTCATTTTGGCTCAACCGAAACACAGAGGAAGAGCAAGGGGGAGAAATCGTGTTTGGTGGTGTTGATCCTAATCACTTTAAGGGAGAAATCACTTATGCCCCAGTCACGAGGAAAGGTTATTGGCAG TTTGACATGGGTGATGTTCTGATCGATGGTAAAGCTACCG GATACTGTAAAAGTGGGTGCTCTGCTATAGCAGATTCAGGGACTTCTCTCTTGGCTGGTCCAACG ACTGTAATTACTATGATAAATCAAGCTATTGGAGCCTCTGGAGTTGCAAGCCAACAATGCAAAGCTGTAATTCAGCAGTACGGGCAAACAATCATGGATTTGCTGTTAGCAGAG GCACATCCAAAGAAGGTCTGCTCACAGGTTGGAGTATGCACTTTTGATGGAACTCACGGAGTTAG TATGGGAATTGAGAGTGTTGTGAATGAGAAAGCTGGCAGATCAGCAGGACCACACGATGGTATGTGCTCTGCTTGTGAAATGGCAGTCATATGGATGGAGAATCAACTGAGACAAAACCAGACTCAAGATCGCATATTGGACTATGTGAACGAG CTTTGCGAGCATCTCCCAAGCCCAATGGGAGAATCAGCTGTTGACTGTGGCAAGCTTTCTTCCATGCCTACAGTCTCCTTCACAATTGGTGGCAAAGTGTTTGACCTCTCCCCCAATGAG TACATACTCAAGGTTGGCGAGGGTGATAAAGCACAATGTATTAGTGGTTTCATTGGCTTGGATATTCCTCCTCCCCGTGGACCTCTCTG GATCTTGGGTGATATTTTCATGGGTCGATATCACACCGTCTTCGATTATGGCAAACTCAGAGTTGGATTTGCTGAAGCAGCTTAA